A region from the Fusarium musae strain F31 chromosome 1, whole genome shotgun sequence genome encodes:
- a CDS encoding hypothetical protein (EggNog:ENOG41), translated as MPCQKRKGLPQDPFEGLQDENNTGKPPALRRPRFEGPNDDPNIGIVDVNDHLGRSIHRMLLSKVALPTNVDDDAYEDDDVLQKSPNELHQELRRHITDIKQGLEQPYKDFIHEHIIDELARMVYGSNMIEHVGGSLDITLKLCKDAFRGGKEPPEEISEHDPEYEQLDLYLYNKDLPCKHADILQAYREIVQHAKAARFMIEQVCINDKDLSEHVITQAHGDLTYKIEISKHIPWNEYSGQYRLWNVQCGSHVFMDHSKVRIAMRDMIEELEFDIKKATEKGQIDPVALASKYCHQFVNIHPFGDGNGRMCRLILNTLLIKYGGYPIVSIGQDGRDRQEYLRIAVAQSMKQLAFFTLRHACDSMLRLKEATKLRGSILSDDKT; from the coding sequence ATGCCCTGCCAGAAACGAAAAGGTCTGCCCCAGGACCCCTTTGAAGGCCTTCAAGACGAGAACAATACCGGAAAGCCACCCGCTCTTAGGCGACCAAGGTTCGAGGGCCCCAATGACGACCCAAATATTGGTATTGTGGATGTGAACGATCACCTCGGGCGATCTATTCATCGCATGTTACTTAGCAAAGTAGCCCTTCCTACTAACGTGGATGACGATGCctacgaggatgatgacgtcCTGCAAAAGAGCCCTAACGAGCTTCACCAGGAACTACGCAGGCATATCACAGATATCAAACAGGGGCTCGAACAGCCATACAAGGATTTTATTCACGAACATATTATAGATGAACTCGCTCGCATGGTCTATGGGTCCAATATGATCGAGCATGTGGGCGGAAGTCTCGACATCACATTGAAGCTCTGCAAAGATGCCTTTCGAGGAGGCAAAGAACCGCCCGAAGAGATTAGCGAACACGACCCAGAATATGAACAGCTCGATCTCTATCTCTACAACAAGGACCTGCCTTGCAAACATGCCGATATCCTTCAAGCTTACCGAGAAATCGTTCAACATGCCAAGGCTGCCAGATTCATGATCGAGCAAGTCTGTATCAACGACAAGGACTTATCGGAGCATGTTATCACGCAAGCCCACGGTGACCTGACGTACAAGATCGAAATCAGCAAGCATATACCTTGGAACGAATACAGTGGACAGTATCGATTATGGAATGTCCAGTGTGGTTCCCACGTCTTCATGGACCACAGCAAAGTCCGCATTGCGATGCGCGACATGATAGAGGAACTAGAGTTTGACATCAAGAAGGCTACGGAGAAAGGACAAATCGACCCGGTAGCGCTTGCGAGTAAGTACTGCCATCAGTTTGTTAACATTCATCCGTTTGGAGACGGCAACGGCAGAATGTGCCGCCTTATTCTTAACACTCTCCTCATCAAGTACGGCGGGTATCCCATCGTCAGCATTGGGCAGGATGGCAGAGATCGACAGGAGTATTTGCGTATCGCCGTGGCGCAAAGTATGAAGCAGCTTGCGTTTTTCACACTGCGACATGCCTGTGATAGCATGCTTAGGTTGAAGGAGGCAACAAAACTTAGGGGATCTATCCTAAGTGATGACaagacttag
- a CDS encoding hypothetical protein (EggNog:ENOG41): MKIQGRTFVISGGASGLGQACVEDICANGGNVAILDMNEENGQELVKQLGSSAKFFECNVLETESVTKAVQGAAQWAKETGKPLGGVIAAAGVSTPATMLDRNGAAFSLDDFDFVINVNLRGTIDLVRQTLEHLAKVDPEGADGERGVVIMVASSAAFDGQKGQVSYSASKGAVTAMTLPMARDLARYGIRVVTIAPSLFDSRMTSVMPEKVKKSLEGAMEFPKRAGQPKEFAQLARQGIENVMLNGVVIRLDGAMRMPSKM, translated from the exons ATGAAGATTCAAGGTCGAACATTTGTCATCTCCGGAGG TGCTTCCGGCCTAGGCCAGGCATGCGTTGAAGATATATGCGCCAATGGCGGCAATGTAGCAATCCTCGACATGAATGAGGAGAACGGTCAAGAACTAGTCAAGCAATTGGGTTCATCGGCCAAATTCTTTGAGTGCAATGTGTTGGAGACAGAGAGCGTTACCAAGGCCGTCCAAGGTGCCGCACAATGGGCCAAAGAGACGGGGAAGCCTCTCGGAGGTGTGATTGCTGCAGCTGGTGTATCAACTCCTGCGACG ATGCTCGACCGTAATGGTGCGGCGTTCAGCCtcgatgactttgactttgttaTCAACGTCAACCTCCGCGGCACAATCGACCTCGTGCGTCAGACTCTCGAGCACCTTGCAAAGGTAGACCCCGAGGGAGCTGACGGCGAGCGAGGCGTTGTCATCATGGTGGCTTCATCAGCAGCCTTTGATGGCCAAAAGGGTCAGGTCTCTTATTCTGCCAGCAAAGGCGCCGTGACGGCCATGACACTTCCTATGGCACGAGATCTTGCTCGATACGGCATCCGAGTCGTGACCATTGCGCCCAGTCTGTTCGATAGCCGAATGACGAGTGTGATGcccgagaaggtcaagaagagccTTGAGGGTGCGATGGAGTTTCCCAAGAGAGCTGGTCAGCCCAAGGAGTTTGCGCAATTGGCGCGACAGGGAATTGAGAATGTCATGTTGAACGGTGTTGTTATTAGGTTGGACGGTGCTATGAGAATGCCCAGCAAAATGTAA
- a CDS encoding hypothetical protein (EggNog:ENOG41), with the protein MPIYYLSMQRVRFFSPDAYEKFKVLFADTRRHLMTLPGFLHLTWWEHPDNRSWYNECSFWTSRGALYDWHKNTYHKYCKEWAANGAIMEDIITNFELVGTRLLRVCPVCNHTQDKKYNLAEEQAVLHEQCPQCGFHFTVLEETPSSFAVFKDVPGVPMPEGAPTKVDCSKVDGRQTDGNKEPSGCPM; encoded by the coding sequence ATGCCTATCTACTATCTGAGCATGCAAAGAGTCCGCTTCTTCAGCCCAGACGCTTACGAGAAGTTCAAGGTTCTCTTTGCCGACACACGACGCCATCTTATGACACTCCCAGGATTTCTACACCTAACGTGGTGGGAACATCCCGACAACAGAAGCTGGTATAACGAATGCAGTTTCTGGACCAGCCGTGGCGCTCTGTACGACTGGCACAAGAATACCTACCACAAATACTGCAAGGAGTGGGCAGCGAACGGGGCTATTATGGaggacatcatcaccaacttcgAGCTTGTTGGAACAAGGCTGCTTCGTGTGTGCCCTGTGTGTAATCACACTCAGGATAAAAAGTACAATCTTGCTGAGGAGCAAGCTGTTCTTCATGAACAGTGTCCGCAGTGCGGGTTTCACTTCACAGTATTGGAGGAGACGCCGTCAAGTTTTGCGGTCTTCAAGGATGTTCCAGGTGTTCCGATGCCAGAAGGGGCCCCGACAAAGGTCGATTGTAGCAAAGTCGATGGGAGACAGACTGATGGGAACAAGGAGCCGAGTGGCTGTCCGATGTGA
- a CDS encoding hypothetical protein (EggNog:ENOG41~BUSCO:EOG09264NDD) has protein sequence MASKKTKPTAAGGDDVDIDELLSGLDRDKKPKKTTKSKPTSAASKALADQDILADLESELAEQPSRPHTPRLKDATRRSTATPPTGDPRKSTDSARSLKATFTPSATSSELYENEKKPASEPVQQEPAPQASGGGWWGGILSTASAAMKQAEAAVSQIQQNEEAKKWADQVKGIRGLDVNTLRTYGDELRHRALPTFTNILHTLAPPISSHERLLIHITHDLVGYPSLDPLIHNVFGHVMAQVEGGDLLVIQRGQESHSRRSTDSITGWHDGPWWRQTDTPRELGLIKGLPEGTKLCRANAESHANEYFSANGGVEAAKHKATEDVSETNPVRTSDLFLAVQAISVDEDKNLFARTASAEKEKDSSGVEDQDENEELICFAVFILDPVHDIEFYTVSQSVPARWVQWLDTPAPLTPRSGEDGDVADANIPEEIRDIIESGGVDPREWVAEWLEELLNLSIGTVAQRYVARRMGVGEGGLGRGKRRMEDLVQDNAGEAARAGVI, from the exons ATGGCGTCGAAAAAGACAAAGCCCACcgctgctggtggtgacgaCGTCGACATTGACGAGCTGTTGTCTGGCCTTGACCGCGAtaagaagcccaagaagacaaCAAAGTCTAAGCCGACCTCAGCCGCGTCCAAGGCACTTGCCGACCAGGATATTCTCGCCGACCTTGAATCGGAACTGGCTGAGCAGCCTTCACGACCTCATACTCCCCGCCTCAAGGATGCTACCCGCCGTTCCACAGCAACACCCCCCACTGGCGACCCTCGCAAGTCAACCGATAGTGCACGCAGCCTGAAAGCAACATTCACACCAAGCGCCACGAGTTCAGAACTTTacgagaacgagaagaagccagcATCTGAGCCTGTCCAGCAAGAACCTGCTCCTCAAGCCTCTGGTGGAGGATGGTGGGGTGGCATTTTATCTACGGCCAGCGCTGCTATGAAGCAGGCCGAAGCCGCTGTCTCACAGATCCAGCAGAAtgaagaggccaagaagtGGGCAGACCAGGTCAAGGGAATCAGGGGACTCGATGTCAACACTCTTCGAACCTATG GTGATGAACTCCGACACCGTGCTCTCCCGACTTTCACCAACATCCTCCACACTCTTGCGCCTCCTATCAGTTCCCATGAACGACTTCTCATTCATATCACCCACGATCTTGTCGGCTACCCGTCACTCGACCCTCTGATTCATAACGTCTTTGGCCATGTTATGGCACAGGTTGAAGGCGGTGACCTTCTTGTCATCCAGCGTGGCCAGGAGAGCCACTCTCGACGCAGTACCGATAGTATTACTGGATGGCACGACGGGCCTTGGTGGAGACAAACTGACACGCCCCGTGAGCTCGGATTAATCAAGGGTTTGCCTGAAGGAACCAAACTTTGCCGCGCCAACGCCGAATCGCATGCGAACGAATACTTCTCTGCCAATGGTGGTGTCGAAGCAGCCAAGCACAAAGCCACGGAAGATGTGAGCGAAACCAACCCTGTTAGAACCTCGGATCTGTTCCTGGCTGTCCAGGCAATTTCTGTGGATGAGGACAAGAACCTGTTCGCTCGCACTGCTTCTGcggaaaaggagaaggactCTTCTGGTGTCGAGGATCAAGATGAGAACGAGGAGCTCATTTGCTTCGCTGTTTTCATCCTGGATCCTGTCCACGACATTGAATTTTATACCGTCAGCCAGTCTGTTCCTGCTCGATGGGTCCAGTGGCTCGATACCCCCGCCCCTCTCACACCCCGATCTggtgaggatggtgatgtggCCGATGCCAATATTCCCGAAGAGATCAGGGATATCATTGAGAGCGGTGGCGTTGACCCTCGAGAATGGGTTGCGGAGtggcttgaggagcttctcaacctttctATCGGTACTGTTGCTCAGCGATATGTCGCTCGCCGCATGGGTGTTGGTGAGGGTGGCCTGGGCAGGGGCAAGAGAAGGATGGAAGATCTTGTGCAGGATAATGCTGGTGAGGCTGCGCGTGCTGGCGTCATCTGA
- the MAN9 gene encoding Beta-mannosidase B (CAZy:GH2) — protein MAPRTITPVDKNWQFKQEKEDDSSYLPVAQFPTNVHLDLLHHKKIPDPNIGKSELKVQWIGETVWVYKTTFASPEIHDGSKAILAFDGLDTFATVELNGEKILETENMFVPERVDITKNLKKDGENDLRITFDAAYLRGWKLVEEHPDHKYVVWNGDGSRLPVRKAQYHWGWDWGPALLTCGPWRPINLEVYESHIVDLYTESEVEKSLKKADVVVHAAVEGKAPRVRFEVSLDGKKVASETAHVRDKDASTTFHIHYPALWYPVRYGKQPLYTIKATLLEDDSEIDTISKKIGLRKLELVERELDGQPGTSFFFQVNNIPIFCGGSNWIPADSFIPRITKERYRDWVKLVADGNQFMLRVWGGGIYEEDVFYDACDEFGILVWQDFMFACGNYPAWPDLLKSIDREARANIKRLRHHPSIVLWAGNNEDYQLRESENLTYDFDDHDPESWLKTDFPARYIYEKLLPDACKDLHPNAVYHIASPWGGKITTDPTIGDIHQWNVWHGSQQKYQDYDKLVGRFVSEFGMEGFPDIKTIDAFLPQGKNDPERFSTSSTIDFHNKADGQLRRLGLYMAENFRFTLEPLEDYVYYSQLLQAEALASAYRLWKRQWQGPKKEYCSGVLVWQTNDCWPVTSWAICDYYLRPKQSYFTIKREMAPITIGMTRREHKHPKNKYTRVDIETKVKVEIWGSNLKLEDVTVDCVVKAWDVETGKETYSQTVVSGLVLQSNRSTEIKTLDVPVEKPNVDLEAKTVVAAYFYQDGKQIARYVNWPEPLKYLHFQKPKNLKTEVSEGCMSVEISAEVPIKGLAVLSEDDGVKFEDNLIDIVPGEVVKIGVTGAKKGTVLKTQYLGMQVHD, from the exons ATGGCTCCCCGCACTATTACCCCAGTCGACAAGAACTGGCAATTCAAGCaggagaaagaagacgaCTCCTCTTATTTACCAGTCGCGCAATTTCCAACAAACGTTCATCTTGACCTCTTACACCACAAGAAGATTCCTGACCCTAATATTGGAAAGAGCGAGCTCAAAGTTCAATGGATCGGGGAGACTGTCTGGGTGTACAAGACGACCTTTGCTAGCCCGGAGATTCATGATGGTTCAAAGGCGATTCTGGCCTTTGACGGTCTTGATACCTTTGCCACGGTTGAGTTGAATGGCGAAAAGATTCTTGAGACCGAGAATATGTTTGTTCCCGAACGAGTGGACATCACCAAAAATCTCAAAAAGGATGGCGAGAATGACCTCCGCATCACATTTGATGCAGCGTATTTGAGAGGATGGAAGTTGGTGGAAGAGCATCCTGACCACAAGTATGTTGTCTGGAATGGAGATGGCTCAAGACTGCCTGTCAGAAAGGCGCAGTATCACTGG GGCTGGGATTGGGGCCCTGCTTTACTTACATGTGGTCCTTGGAGACCCATCAACCTCGAAGTTTATGAGTCTCATATCGTAGATCTCTATACTGAGTCAGAAGTTGAGAAGTCTCTCAAGAAGGCAGATGTTGTTGTTCATGCGGCTGTTGAAGGTAAAGCCCCAAGAGTCCGCTTCGAAGTCTCTTTAGATGGAAAGAAGGTTGCATCTGAAACCGCACATGTAAGAGACAAAGACGCAAGCACCACGTTCCACATCCATTATCCGGCTCTCTGGTATCCTGTCAGATATGGAAAGCAACCCCTGTATACCATCAAGGCCACCCTTCTCGAGGACGATAGCGAGATAGATACAATCTCCAAGAAGATTGGCCTTCGCAAACTTGAACTTGTTGAACGAGAGCTTGATGGTCAACCAGGTACCAGCTTCTTTTTTcaagtcaacaacatccCTATCTTCTGCGGTGGAAGCAACTGGATTCCAGCAGATAGTTTCATTCCTCGCATTACGAAAGAGAGATACCGAGACTGGGTCAAACTCGTCGCTGATGGCAATCAGTTTATGCTCCGAGTTTGGGGAGGTGGTATCTATGAAGAGGATGTTTTCTATGATGCCTGTGATGAATTCGGCATCCTTGTTTGGCAGGACTTCATGTTCGCTTGTGGTAACTACCCTGCCTGGCCTGACCTACTCAAATCTATTGACCGAGAAGCCCGAGCCAATATCAAAAGACTTCGCCACCATCCATCAATTGTTCTCTGGGCTGGCAATAACGAGGACTACCAACTGCGTGAGTCCGAGAATCTCACATATGACTTCGACGATCATGACCCAGAGAGCTGGTTAAAGACCGACTTCCCTGCTCGATACATCTACGAAAAGCTACTTCCAGACGCTTGCAAAGATCTCCATCCAAATGCCGTCTATCACATTGCAAGCCCTTGGGGTGGCAAGATAACCACTGACCCAACTATTGGAGATATCCATCAATGGAATGTTTGGCACGGCTCTCAACAAAAGTACCAAGACTACGACAAGCTCGTTGGGAGATTCGTTTCCGAGTTTGGTATGGAAGGCTTCCCAGATATTAAGACCATCGATGCTTTCCTTCCACAAGGCAAGAACGACCCTGAGCGATTCTCTACGTCATCTACGATTGACTTTCATAACAAGGCAGATGGACAGCTGCGTCGATTGGGTCTGTACATGGCAGAAAATTTCCGCTTCACGCTGGAACCCTTGGAAGACTACGTCTACTACAGCCAACTGCTACAAGCCGAAGCCTTAGCCTCAGCCTATCGGCTCTGGAAGCGACAGTGGCAGGGTCCGAAAAAGGAGTATTGCAGTGGTGTCTTGGTTTGGCAGACTAACGACTGTTGGCCCGTTACTTCATGGGCTATCTGTGACTACTACCTTCGACCCAAGCAGTCCTACTTCACCATCAAGCGGGAGATGGCGCCTATCACTATTGGCATGACAAGAAGAGAGCACAAGCACCCCAAGAACAAATACACAAGGGTTGATATCGAGACTaaggtcaaggttgagaTTTGGGGAAGTAATCTCAAATTAGAAGACGTTACTGTAGACTGTGTTGTCAAGGCCTGGGATGTTGAGACCGGAAAGGAGACATACTCACAAACAGTTGTTTCTGGCCTAGTTCTCCAGAGTAACCGCTCAACAGAAATCAAGACCCTGGATGTCCCTGTTGAGAAGCCCAACGTTGACCTTGAGGCAAAGACTGTTGTTGCAGCTTACTTCTACCAGGATGGCAAACAGATTGCACGATATGTCAACTGGCCGGAGCCACTGAAGTACTTGCACTTCCAAAAACCCAAGAATCTCAAGACTGAAGTTTCTGAAGGATGCATGTCCGTTGAGATCAGCGCCGAGGTGCCTATCAAGGGACTAGCGGTCTTGAGCGAAGACGATGGGGTCAAGTTTGAAGACAATCTAATCGATATCGTCCCGGGCGAGGTCGTCAAGATTGGCGTTACGGGTGCCAAGAAGGGTACCGTACTCAAGACACAATACTTGGGGATGCAGGTCCACGATTGA
- a CDS encoding hypothetical protein (EggNog:ENOG41) produces the protein MESTVDERTKLAYQNRWRTLAKNPKLIVIALFASFGGFEYGYQQGVLGQSLVMHRFKENFPSIANSSSATGWLTSILQLGGILGSLSAGVFGEVYSRKYTMFMACCWVILGSYLYIGGTKDNASMLYAGRFFTGIGVGTFSGVGPLYNAELSSPELRGFLVSFYQFCTILGIMLSFWIGYGSNYIGGTGEGQSNLAWMLPSIIQGIPAVLLALGIWWLPFSPRWLVKQGRDEEALKTLSYLRNLPIEHELIQVEYKEIKAEALFEQRAFAKNFPNLAAKEQGSVWVAQFAQYYQIFRTKDNFKRVATAWLVMFWQQWSGIDAIIYYASQVFESLGLTGGTQALLATGVTGVVFFVFTLPAMAIIDKVGRKPMLYVGSIVMLISMVLAGIIVAKFQHDWETHSAAGWVAVAFIWLYVGAFGATWGPVSWTLVAEIFPLSIRSKGSSIGASSNWLNNFAVAFYVPPMFETLEWGTYIFFAVFLACSMVWLYFCLPETKGATLEDMDRVFGSHTGEEDAKMLDEARRDVGLGIELEVDALKAEKALVEDGEIETRPSHHENA, from the exons ATGGAGTCGACTGTTGATGAGCGGACGAAGCTCGCATACCAAAACCGATGGAGGACCCTCGCCAAGAATCCCaagctcatcgtcatcgccctCTTCGCCTC CTTCGGCGGTTTTGAGTATGGCTACCAACAAGGTGTCCTGGGCCAGTCCCTGGTAATGCACCGATTCAAGGAGAACTTCCCCTCTATCGCCAATTCATCCTCAGCCACTGGCTGGCTCACCTCGATCCTTCAACTCGGTGGTATTTTGGGCTCGTTATCCGCTGGTGTCTTTGGTGAAGTCTACTCACGAAAGTACACCATGTTTATGGCCTGCTGCTGGGTCATTCTTGGTAGTTATCTGTACATTGGAGGAACAAAGGATAATGCTTCTATGCTCTATGCTGGTCGTTTCTTCACTGGTATCGGAGTTGGCACTTTCAGTGGTGTTGG TCCTCTCTACAACGCCGAACTATCCTCTCCCGAACTCCGTGGCTTCCTCGTCTCCTTCTACCAATTTTGCACCATCCTCGGTATCATGCTCTCATTCTGGATCGGATACGGTAGCAACTACATCGGCGGTACAGGAGAAGGCCAAAGCAACCTTGCATGGATGCTCCCATCCATCATACAAGGAATCCCCgctgttcttcttgccctAGGAATCTGGTGGTTGCCATTTTCCCCGCGTTGGCTCGTCAAGCAGGGTCGTGATGAAGAGGCTCTTAAAACGCTGTCCTACCTCCGTAACCTACCCATCGAGCACGAGCTCATTCAGGTGGAAtacaaggagatcaaggctgaggctctATTTGAACAGCGCGCATTCGCCAAGAACTTCCCCAACCTGGCTGCTAAGGAGCAGGGTAGTGTCTGGGTGGCCCAGTTCGCTCAGTACTATCAGATCTTCCGCACCAAGGATAACTTCAAGCGTGTTGCTACCGCTTGGCTCGTGATGTTCTGGCAGCAATGGTCTGGAATTGATGCAATCATCTACTATGCCAGTCAAGTCTTTGAGAGTCTAGGTCTTACTGGAGGAACGCAGGCTCTGTTGGCGACAGGAGTTACGGGCGTTGtgttcttcgtcttcacttTACCTGCCATGGCAATCATTGACAAGGTTGGGCGAAAGCCAATGCTCTATGTCGGATCGATCGTCATGCTTATCTCCATGGTTCTCGCTGGTATCATTGTCGCCAAGTTCCAGCACGATTGGGAGACGCATAGCGCTGCTGGTTGGGTTGCCGTGGCTTTCATCTGGCTCTACGTCGGAGCTTTTGGAGCTACATGGGGTCCTGTTTCTTGGACTCTTGTTGCCGAGATTTTCCCTCTTTCTATCCGATCCAAGGGATCTTCGATTGGTGCTTCTAGTAACTGG CTCAACAATTTTGCCGTTGCTTTTTACGTGCCGCCCATGTTTGAGACTCTCGAATGGGGCACATACATCTTCTTTGCCGTTTTCTTGGCATGCAGTATGGTCTGGCTGTACTTTTGTCTTCCGGAGACCAAGGGTGCTACCCTCGAGGATATGGATCGAGTATTTGGAAGTCATACTGGCGAAGAGGATGCAAAGATGCTGGATGAGGCGCGCCGAGATGTTGGTCTCGGAATTGAGCTCGAGGTTGACGCTTTGAAGGCCGAGAAGGCGTTGGTGGAGGATGGAGAGATTGAGACGAGGCCATCTCACCACGAGAACGCTTAG
- a CDS encoding hypothetical protein (EggNog:ENOG41~MEROPS:MER0000328), with protein MVNFKNLAFAATALFGFVNAAPTTAKVDSSKVIPGKYIITLKSDIAAADVDSHLSWVEDVHKRGLNKRAEKGVERTYKGKYGFQGYAGSFDKSTVEEIKKNPDVAIVEQDREWVINWVEEEEEEAKTLAKRALTTQSGAPWGLGTVSHRSSGFTSYIYDTNAGTNTYAYVVDTGVRTTHNEFEGRAQAVYTAFSGDNADSVGHGTHVSGTIAGKTYGVSKKATIQAVKVFQGSSSSTSIILAGFNWAANDIISKGRTARSVVNMSLGGGYSASFNNAVNSASSSGIISAIAAGNDGANAANTSPASATSAITVGAIDSSWAIASYSNYGTVLDIFAPGTGVLSAWYTSNSATNSISGTSMATPHIAGLVLYGISVNGVSGVTGVTNWLKTTATSGKITGNLRSSPNLIGNNGNTAQ; from the exons ATGGTCAACTTCAAGAACCTCGCTTTCGCTGCGACAGCCCTCTTCGGGTTCGTCAACGCCGCTCCTACTACTGCCAAGGTTGACTCCAGCAAGGTCATTCCTGGCAAGTACATCATCACCCTCAAGTCTGATATCGCTGCTGCCGATGTCGACAGCCATCTCAGCTGGGTTGAAGATGTCCACAAGCGTGGGCTGAACAAACGCGCCGAGAAGGGTGTTGAGCGCACCTACAAGGGCAAGTATGGCTTCCAGGGCTATGCTGGCTCTTTCGACAAGAGCACCgttgaggagatcaagaagaacccTGAC GTTGCCATCGTCGAACAGGACCGCGAGTGGGTCATCAACtgggttgaggaggaggaagaagaggcaaagaCTCTCGCAAAGCGTGCCTTGACTACTCAGAGTGGCGCCCCTTGGGGACTCGGCACTGTCTCTCACCGTTCTAGTGGATTTACCAGCTACATCTACGATACCAACGCTGGTACCAATACCTATGCCTACGTCGTCGACACTGGTGTTCGAACCACCCATAATGAATTTGAGGGCCGTGCTCAGGCCGTCTACACTGCCTTCAGTGGTGACAACGCCGATAGTGTTGGCCACGGTACTCACGTCTCTGGCACCATTGCCGGCAAGACCTACGGTGTCTCCAAGAAGGCCACCATCCAAGCTGTCAAGGTCTTCCAGGGCAGCTCTTCTAGCACCTCTATCATCCTTGCTGGTTTCAACTGGGCTGCCAACGATATCATCTCCAAGGGCCGAACTGCTCGCTCCGTCGTGAACATGTCTCTCGGTGGTGGTTACTCTGCTTCTTTCAACAACGCTGTCAACTCTGCTTCCTCATCTGGTATCATCTCTGCCATTGCTGCTGGAAACGATGGTGCCAACGCCGCCAACACCTCTCCTGCCTCTGCTACCAGCGCTATCACCGTCGGTGCTATCGACAGCAGCTGGGCCATTGCCTCTTACTCTAACTACGGCACCGTCCTTGACATCTTTGCTCCCGGTACCGGCGTTCTCTCTGCCTGGTACACTAGCAACAGCGCCACCAACAGCATTAGCGGTACCTCCATGGCCACTCCCCACATTGCTGGTCTTGTCCTCTACGGCATCTCTGTCAACGGTGTCTCCGGCGTCACTGGCGTCACCAACTGGCTCAAGACCACTGCTACTTCTGGCAAGATCACTGGCAACCTCCGCAGCTCCCCCAACCTGATCGGCAACAACGGCAACACTGCTCAGTAA
- the LYS1_1 gene encoding Saccharopine dehydrogenase: protein MGQGAASSNGGDNSCGANCVDNHVGHAIGDGDGVVRVSGGETGNDGGVVMEASVTDVGVSDLNQTTTTTTTTYDESDDESSLADSSGSISDGPSFGGTSIRSLGSMSNWSIIDTTLREGEQFIHGDYDTETKLKIARALDDIGVEYIEVTSPAASPQSKLDCAAICKLGLKAKVLCHIRCNMDDARIAVETGVDGINMCIGTSTQLMKHSHGKDLDWIAAKAKEVIEFTQAHGIEVRFSGEDSFRSDFSEILKLYSLMDRLGAHRVGIADTVGGASPREVYEKISTLRQMIGCDIETHFHNDTGCAIANAYTAIEAGATHIDTTVLGIGERNGITSLSKLLQCMLHMGHDSVLAKYKLEKIPALEQLVAEAVRIEIPWNNASLARYL from the exons ATGGGCCAAGGTGCCGCCAGTAGCAACGGCGGCGACAATAGCTGCGGAGCGAATTGCGTGGATAACCATGTTGGCCATGCAAttggtgatggagatggggtTGTCCGAGTCTCGGGTGGAGAGACTG GAAACGATGGAGGCGTCGTCATGGAAGCCTCCGTAACGGATGTTGGTGTCAGCGACTTGAACCaaactactactactactactactacctaCGATGAATCGGACGATGAGAGCTCCCTTGCGGACAGCTCCGGCTCCATTAGCGATGGACCCAGCTTTGGAGGAACTTCAATCCGATCCCTGGGCAGCATGTCCAACTGGAGCATCATCGACACTACTCTGCGTGAGGGCGAGCAGTTCATCCATGGCGATTACGACACTGAGACTAAGCTAAAGATTGCTCGAGCTTTAGATGACATTGGCGTTGAATAC ATCGAAGTGACCTCACCtgctgcttctcctcagtCCAAGCTGGACTGCGCGGCTATCTGCAAGCTGggtctcaaggccaaggttcTTTGCCATATTCGATGCAACATGGACGATGCCAGAATCGCAGTTGAGACCGGCGTCGATGGAAT CAACATGTGCATTGGTACTTCCACTCAGCTCATGAAGCATTCCCACGGAAAGGATCTCGACTGGATCgccgccaaggccaaggaggtcATCGAATTCACCCAAGCCCACGGCATTGAGGTCCGATTCTCCGGCGAGGACTCATTCCGCTCCGACTTCAGTGAGATTCTGAAACTCTACTCGCTCATGGACCGTCTCGGCGCCCACCGCGTTGGAATTGCCGACACCGTTGGCGGCGCTTCTCCTCGTGAGGTCTATGAAAAGATCTCTACGCTCAGGCAGATGATCGGATGCGATATCGAGACTCACTTCCACAATGACACCGGATGTGCCATCGCCAACGCCTACACTGCGATTGAGGCTGGGGCCACTCACATTGACACCACTGTCTTGGGCATCGGAGAGAGGAATGGAATTACTTCCCTTTCCAAGCTCCTGCAGTGCATGCTTCATATGGGTCATGACTCTGTTCTGGCCAAGtacaagcttgagaagattcCTGCTCTTGAACAGCTTGTCGCTGAGGCCGTTCGCATCGAGATCCCCTGGAACAACGCTTCACTTGCAAGATATCTCTGA